The sequence CTGTCATCGAAATTGAAATAGCTTTCTGCATATTACACTTGTTGTTGTTTTCGACATTAAGGTTATTCTTCTGGCGATGTTCAACCCACTCATCAGACATTTTGCTGTATAAATCGGATACTCCTTCTACCGCAAGTGTAAACTTTCCTTTTAATGATTCTGGCATATTCTCGTATTCCACCGGGGTAACTCCAATCACTATATTTCTCTTTCCCACGTTTCCCCACTCCTCGCCATAAATATTTTATATACATAGATCGACAAAATATATTGACAACTGCTTAAATTATTTGCTCAAAATCTTAAGAAACAATGCATAAAATTATAAATATAACAGTAAGCTGTACTTAGGGCGGAGCATTAACCCTAATATGTTAGTTTATTCATAAAAAGTTATAATTTATTGACCTAAATTAGTTTTGAATGTTTAGCCAATTCTTAATTATCTTGACAACATTATATACTTTGCGATACAAAAATTCAATGGCTATTTACAGAAAAATTCTTGTTTTTAGAAAAACATATTTTCGATACCCAGAGAAGAAAATCTGATATGGCAGTCTAATCAAGGGAAACTCTATCCAATAATAAAAGTACAAAAGAATAATATCCGTATGCTCTTTGTCATTAAGACAAGAGTATACGGATATTATAAGTTTTAGACAATATTTAAATTTGAGAACATGTACTACTGATTCAATCTAATTAATAATATAACGTCTCCACGGGATACTGCGTAGGTTTACCTTGGCAAGAAGGCTAACTATATTTTTTCGTCCATACCAGGTCGGTTTTCCTTGTGTGTCCTGGCTCATCAGGACGATTGGCATGCCTGGAAAAACGTGACGATAAGCATTCATAGCCTTTTGAAGCTCACTAGTACTTTGGAATACTTGGGGCTTAACCGTAACAATAGCTAAAGTATCATCCTTTACTTTAACAATGGCACCTTCAATTTGATAACTCATAAAAAATCACCTCCTTAAAATAAACAAAAGGGGTTCGAGTTTTCTTTAAATTCTCAAGATCTTACAAAAGAAGGAAGCCCCTGAATTTAATTAGTTCTAGGAATAATCGAGTAGCTAATTATAGACATCGTTTAATGGGTATTTTATTATAGCATGTCCGGGTTCATCTCGGATTACGCATCGATGAAAAAAGCAACCGATAATGATTTTATCAAGAACAACCAAATCATTCAATGGGATATTTAAGAATTAAAGTAGATTAAATTTTAAAAATTAACTGTTTATTACAACAAACCATGTATAAAAATGGTAAAATAGACTCGATGCAATTAATAAATAATCTAGTGGTCAAATCTCTCTCCCAGAACGAGAAAAATGGTCAATTCGAACCAGGTTCGCCTGCATGAGGTGACGAGAAAAAGATCAGAATAGATACTAAGTTTTCGAAAGAAGGCAATGTACATAGTCTTATTGGATGAGAAAGAGAGTAAGAGCTTTGAAGAAGATAATTGTTTACTTACTAATACCCTTACTGGTGCTGACTTTAGCCATTATTACTTATATTAAAGTCCAACCCTTAACCGGTATAAGCAAGATTAAAAACGGTACAGTGAAAGCTGTAATTCTTGGGGAGTCTATCGCTGTTAGTCAAGGTGCTTCAGACCCTTTAACAACTGGGTGGAATTCCAATCTTGAGAAATCCCTTTTAAACAAGTACTCAAACAAAATAGAATGGGATAACAAAGCTTCAGCAGGAGAACTTGTGGATTATTGCTTAAAGAGAGCAACTGAGATAGAAAGTACTACAGATGCTGTGTTTATTTGCTCAGGAAGAATTGATAGAAATTTTGAAACTCCCGAACAGTTCAGTAATAAATACACGCGGTTGATCTATGACATTAAAAGCAGAGCGCCGGGTGCTGACATATTTTGTGTTGTTGAACCACCTATGGTTTCCACAGATGAATCATTGTTTTTGGCAATCAGAGCAGTAATAATTAATGTTTCCGCTGCAACTGAATCAAACGTGTTGGATGTTTGGAGTGCATTTCCAGAGGATCAAGTAACTTTGAATAAATTATTGATGGACGGACTTCATCCCAATGATGAAGGATATAAGTTAATGTCGGATTATATTTATAATCGATTAGTTTTGATGGTTGATGCATTAAAGTGGAAATTTCCACTTTAACATATCAAAAGCAAGAGATATGAATCATTCCCAGGAAAAATTCATATCTCAATTTTTGTAATTATTCTTGGCTTTATATTATCAAACAAATCCGAAATAGGGGCTCAAGTTTTAGCAAAATATTTATCAATTATTTTTTCGGCTAATTTTTTGTGGGCATTTGCTTGAGCTATCAGCATTATGACAACTAAAAATAACTCGGCTGTGTCTTTACCATCTTTATCGATGGTCTGGGTCTTTTCTTTGATCATAGTTGCCTTGTCTATTAGTCTTTCATCAAAGGAAGCTAATTCAATATTTTTTACTTCCAGAAAAGTTGAGTAGATGTCTTCAAGGGAAATTAAATCATCTTCCGGAGTTTCAATATTGTTAAGAACTGGTTCAAATAAACTCTTGATATCGTTAATAGACAAAATGTTTTTAAGATAATACACAAGGATTAAGAGAATTATATGTCGTTTATTGTATTTCTTTTTTACTGGAGACATTACAAGCCCAGCTTTGGTATAGTTGTTGATCATTGTCTTAGTTAGGATTTTGTCTTGGTCGTCTCTCTTTTGGTTGCTCAGACCGCTTTCCATGAAAGAAGTTAGCTGTTCCATGTATAGGTCGATGTCCGGAATATCAGTGATCTTAATATCTTGGGTTAAGGATAATTCTTCTACTAATTGTTTAAGGGCCTTTTCATCGAATTGCATCATTAATCACCTCGAATAAATTATAGAGCATAGGAACCCTTATTTCAAGATAATATATAACATAACATGTAGTATTTGAAGCTACATTGAGAGAAGTAGAGAGATATTAACTAACAAGGGCAAATCTAAACCAAAAAGGAATGTAGTAATTAAAACCGGAACTTGAGGTTAATTTAAACAGATGTTATTATATAACCATAGCAATGACGCAAGGGAATATAGAAAGGAGGTACATAATTAATTTTTTTATTTAGTAGAATACTTAATACTTGTAACCTTTTAGCTATCTTAAAGCCTCTATATTATGAAGGATAGTACGCGGTTTCTTTCGTGAAGGTTAACACATAGTTTACCCTTAGCGCTGCTCTTCTAATGTAAAAACAGGGGGCGAATATATGTTTGACAGAACTGGTTTCAAAAAGTATAGAGATGAATTGATCTTTATAGGATTATCGGTGTTGGTGGTCTTTGGAATTAGTCTATTATCAAGATGATGTTTACTCATTATCAGACAAGCAAAGGAGTGTAAGTTTTATGGGTTTATTTAAAAGGGTTAGTGACAATATCAGAGCAAATCTAAATTCTCTACTGGATAAGGCAGAGGAACCCGAAAAAATGCTAGATCAATACCTAAGGGATATGGAGGAGGATATAGCGGATGCTGAGGCTGCTGTAGCAAGGCAGTTGGCTGTGGCTTGGAAGTTCAAGGCCCAATTGGATGATGCCCTGGCAATGGTTGAGAAACGAGGGAATCAAGCTATAGAGGCCTTAAACAGAGAACGAGAAGACCTAGCCCGCAAAGCCCTTGAAGATAAACGACTTAATAAAGCTAAGGCTGAGGATTACCAAGTACAGTACCAAAGCTGCAATTCTACGGCAGAAAAGCTTAGGGCAGAGTTGCAAGAAATGAAAAATGAATACGAGAAGCTGCGGATTAAACGAGATGCTTTGGTGTCAAGGGTTGAGGCAGCCAAAGCTCAAAAAGAAATCTATGGAGTCATGAATGGTTTTGGAACTAAAGGTTCTCGTCGTAATTTTGAAAGAATGGAGGAGAAAGTCCTCCGAATGGAAGCAGAGGCCTATGTGGCTCAAGATTTATCTGAGAAAGCTAAAAGTCTCGATCTGGAATTGGAAGCACTAGGAAATGATCAGATTGGCATAGAGAAGGAATTATCTGAATTGAAAGAGAATCTTACAAAAAAGAAGGAATAAGATACACTTATCGATCACGTATTTATTCCGGTAACTTAATATCCTATCATTTGATTTCAAAGCACATGGAGGGGGAGGTAGAGTGCTTGACATCTACTGGATTTGTTTAATCGGTGGAGTACTGTTTGCACTGGTAACCATAATATTTGGGGATATTTTAGGCGACATATTTGGTGGTTTCTTCGACGTCCTCTCCATGGATCACCTGGATTTTCTGCAGCCGATGGTTCTAGTTGGAGGGATCACAGTCTTTGGGGGCTCGGGGATTATGCTGAGTCGATACACCTCGCTAGAGCTCATCCCAGTGGTCATTATTTCTGTAGTGATTTCGCTGGCAGTTTCAGTCTTAGTTTATTTTTCTTATGTCAGACCCATGAAAAATTGTGAAAACTCTACGGGTTATTCGATGAAAGATCTCGTTGGCAAAATAGGTGAGGTAAGTGTTCCTATTCCTGTTAAAGGCTATGGAGAAGTGGTCATGAAAGTGGGAGCAGGAAACACTAACCAAATTGCCGGCAATCTCGAACAAGAAGAGCTACCCGCCGGAACTCGGGTAGTGGTTGGAGAAACAAAAGAAGGTATACTTTTTGTTTTCCGTTATGAGTAGATTGAGAGGAGAGGTAATCATGGAGATTTTAGGACTTGGGGTACTCGCAATTCCTATGGCTGTGTTGGGGGTTATTCTCGTATTAGGAATGGCCTTTTGGGCCAGGTATAAAACTGTTGGCCCTGATGAGGCTATGATTGTTACAGGTTCTTATTTAGGGAGCAAGAATGTCCATACAGACGAATCGAGTAGAAAGATAAAAATCATCCGAGGCGGTGGAGCTTTTATCCTCCCTATTTTCCAACAAGCCCAGTTTATTTCCCTGCTATCGCATAAACTAGATGTTACTACCCCGGAAGTATATACAGAACAGGGTGTACCGGTGATGGCTGATGGAGTGGCAATTATAAAAATCGGCGGGTCTGTAGAGGATGTAGCTACGGCGGCGGAGCAATTCATGGGTAAACCTACCGAATCTATACAGCAGGAAGCCCAGGAGGTATTAGAGGGGCATTTGAGGGCAATATTAGGAACGATGACTGTTGAGGAAGTTTACCGCAATAGGGACAAATTTGCTCAGGAAGTTCAAGGAGTGGCAGCTAAGGACCTGAAGAAAATGGGATTACAGATTGTATCCTTTACCATTAAAGATATCCGAGATAAAAACGGCTATCTGGAAGCCCTTGGTAAACCCAGGATTGCTGCTGTAAAAAGGGATGCGGAAGTTGCGGAAGCGCAAGCCGTTCGAGATGCCCGGATCCAAAAAGCTAAAGCTACCGAAGAAGGACAGAGAGCTGAGTTACTTAGAGATACAAGCATTGCTGAAGCCACCAAAGAGAAGGAACTCAAAGTAGCCTCCTATAAAAAAGATCAGGACACGGCAATGGCAGAAGCCGACCAAGCCTACCATATCCAAGAGGCTCGCTCTCAGCAACAGGTTATTGAAGAACAAATGAAGGTTTCCTTAGTTAGAAAGGAAAAAGAGATAGAAATTGAGGAAAAGGAAATTCTGCGCCGAGAGAAACAATATGACGCTGAAGTTAAAAAGAAGGCAGATGCTGATAGATATTCAGTTGAACAGGCTGCTGAAGCCGACAAAGCTAAGCGAATGCGGGAAGCCGATGCTCTAAAATATAGGATCGAGGCTGAAGCAAAGGCCAATGCCGAACAAAAACGTTTAGAAGGGCTGGCAATCGCTGAGGCAGAAAAAGCTAAAGGAACGGCAGAAGCAGAGGTCGTTAGGCTCAAAGGTTTAGCTGAAGCGGAAGCTAAAGAAAAGCTGGCTGAAGCCTTTGAAAAATTTGGTCAGGCCGCTGTACTCGACATTATCGTCAAAATGCTGCCTGAACTGGCCGGAAAGGTTGCTGAACCTTTGAAATCCATCGATAAACTGACGGTAGTAGATACCGGTCATGGGGAAGGAGCGGCAAGGGTTAGCAATTATGTTACCTCGCTGATGGCAACTGCTCCTGCGATGTTGAAAAGTGTATCCGGGATTGATCTGGAAAGCATGGTTAAACGGCTGACAAAGGAGCCTGATAACTATGTAGAACAAAAGGCTGAAGATAAACAACAGGTTTAGAAAGAAAGCAGGCTGCATGTTAAACATGTAGCCTGCTAGTTTCTTACTAAGTATAGTCTTAATTAAATCCAAAATGACGGAATAAACTTAATCTCACCAAGCAAAAACCGAATGTTATCACAGCGATGGGTTTTTGCTGACTTATCAGAAGTTTTTTGATTTCTGTATCTTCTTACTCTTGTCTGTAATCAAGGGGCCATATTTCTCCCATTCTTCGGGTGTCATCATTCGAGTCAGGCATTCACTGACCAAAGGGGGTGATTCTTCTTTTCCACATATCAATTGAGTGGTGTGTAGAGTCCCAGGTTTGTTTGCTTTTCCATACATAGCTATCAAGCGCCCTTTCGACTTTTTTCTACAGTTTACAAGATAAGGGAAATTAAGAGCATATGACATTAGTCATTATTTCGATAGGACTTTAAGCACGTTTTACGAATGGAAGGAATACTCCATGTAATGATTACCCGGAATGTTACAATTCCAGTAAGCAAATTGTTCCAGAAGCCGCAGAGCGGCTTCATTCTGTTTTGAAACCAATCTCTCGTTTTGGTTCATTAGGGTTATCGCGCAAAGATGAGGTCAAAAGAAAGCTTATTTGAGAGACATGCTGGATCAATTCCACAGGCGAACCATTAGGCATTGTTCCAGAGAAACGAATAAGGCTTGGGTTACTGTATCCCAGGCCGTTGACTACAAAAGTCACAGATTGTCCAAAATTCACCAAACGAACAGCAACTTGCTTATCATTATCAAGCTTGGAATCAAACTCAACAATTTGATCATAAATCTTCTTGCAAAATTCACTAGCTAGGTTCTGCTCAATCCATTCAAGTTGAGGATTTGTAAACATTGGTAGGTCTTTGAGAATATCAAGATTCATTTTTCTCAAAGAGGGTAAGAAATCATCCAAGGGATAAACCTCCTTCTTCTGCTATAGGTAATTCAGAACCCAATAATGTATATTTCGACAGCAGAATAGGGGAATCCTGTAAATTATCAAATCTAAAGAAAGTTCTTTTAATTTAGGCAAACTTAGAAAAGCTCGTATATAAAAGCTTTTTAGATAGATGTGCGCTAATTTATTGACATTAAACACATTAGATTTTGTAAACAGAAGTTTTAAAGCCCACGATTGAGATAAGGGGAATACGTGAAATTTCTTGGATTTAAAACTTTAAAGGATAATGGCAATACGTGTAGAATATTTGGGAAAGATAATAGTATTTAGAAACATATGGCGGATTATGTTTGGGATTTCACGTAAAGCTCGCTACCTGAAATTATCAGCGTATTGAAGGTTATTAATATAGATGACTGATTAGGTCATAGGAGGATTTGGATTGTGTAACGGAGGATTAAGTAACGAACATTATAAAAAAATATTAAGCATTACTCCCGAATTGCTGTGTATATCTGATATGCACGGGCAATTCCGGTACGTAAACTCAGCATTTGAAGAGGTCTTAGGTTACACGGCTGAAGAATTGAGGGGATCAACCTTATATTCCATTTTACACCCTGACGACAAGCAAGCTGCGACTAATACGATAAAGTGTTTGCTTATTAATAAACAAGAAAGATTAAGCATTGAGAGAAGGTACCTTTGTAAAGAAGGGGCTTATAAATGGATAGCCTGGGAAATAACAATTGATTGGACAGAAGAACTTGTGTATTCTTCTGGACGGGACATAACTGATAAGAAAAAAACTGAAGAAGCAGAACGCAAAGCAAAAGAAAGATTAGAAGAAGCTCAGGAATTTGCGCGTTTAGGGTATTGGGAGTTTGATGCAATCACAGGAGAAAATTATTGGTCTGATGAATTGCTTCAGCTATGTGGCTTAACCCGTGATGAATCGGCGTCAAATTTAGATGCTTTTATGCAGATGGTTCATCCGGATGACAAAAATTTGATAATAAATTCGATGAAGATGCCACCTAAAGATAATGAATTTGAATTGGAAATAAGGCTAATCAGGTCAAATGATGAAATCGTCTGGATCCATGAAAAAGTAAAGTATGACCAAGATTCTTCGGGTAAGGTAATTCGGTGGTATGGAGTAGTACGAGATATATCACTGCGTAAACTGAATGAAGATAAATTAATGGAAAGCGAAGCTAAATTCAAAGAACTTGTCGAAAACCTGGGAGAAGTAATCTGGATACGTCAGGGTGGAAAACTTGTCTATATTAGCCCGGCCTATGAGCAGGTATGGGGAAGAACGTGTCAAAGTTTATATAGAAATCCGCAATCATTTATAGATTCCATACACCCAGAGGATAAAGAACGTATTCTGCAGGCTTTTTTAAACGATAACTATAACAATACTAACCAGGATTTGCTTGAAGATCAGTATAGAATTATCAGGCCTGACGGAACAGAACGGTGGATTTGGTTAAGAAAATTTCCAATATTAGACGATGCCGGAAAACTAATTCGACATGTGGGAATCTGTTATGATGTCACCAAAATCAAGGAGTATGAGGAAGAAGTCTTGAAAAACAAAATGGAAAAAGAAATGGCTCGACTCGATAGACTAAGTCTTGTAGGGGAAATGGCTGCTGGTATCGGTCATGAGGTCAGGAACCCAATGACCACCGTTCGAGGGTTTCTCCAATTGTTAAGCAGAAAGGAAGACTGTTTAAAATACAATGAATTTTTCACGCTCATGATCGATGAACTGGATAGGGCAAATTCAATTATCACAGAATTTCTTTCCCTGGCAAAGGATAGAGTCGTTGAATTAGAAGTGCAAAGCCTTAAAGAAATTGTCCAAGATATATTTCCTTTAATCCAAGCTGATGGATTGGTTTCCGAAAAGAATATTGTGATGGAACTTGAAGAAGTTGCCAAAATTCCTTTAGATAAAAAGGAAATTCGTCAGCTTATTTTAAATCTTGTTCAAAACGGCTCCCAGGCCATGTTACCTGGAGGAACAATTAAGATTCGAACCTTTATGGAAAAGGAAGAAGTAGTTTTGGCTGTATCAGATGAAGGTTCAGGAATAACCCCACAAGTACTTGAGAAGATAGGAACACCTTTTTTCACGACCAAGGAAAACGGAACTGGCCTGGGGTTAGCGGTTTGCTATAGCATTGTAGCGCGGCATAACGCTAAGATAGATATTGATACTGGTTCAAAGGGGACTACGTTTTTTGTCCGGTTTAAAAACCTCACTTAAGTATAAGGGTTGCAGGAAGCTGCAACCTTTTTTGATATCTTACCAATAAAGAAAAAACAATTTGGAGTGAACTAGCTGCAAATAAATGTGAAGAAACTGTTTTCTAAGCATACTGAAGATGGAAATTTCAGTAAAAGCAAAGAATTATACACCACGAAAGGGAAAAGTGTAAGATAAATAATCATAAAGATTGTAATATTGATTACAAAAATGCCTTTACTCTGAAAAAACCACAGGGCAGCTTCGATCCTCAGGGGTGAATCCATTTTCCTCCTCCGCTGGAGCAGCATAGATGGCTACCCCTAAAATTAATTTTTGTTCTCCACAAGGAAAATAACAATTAATGGAGAAGGATACATCAATCAGGTATTGGGCATATGCCCAACTGATAAGGCTACGTAAGAGAATTAGGGAGGGAAAGACTTTGGAAAAATTTCTTTTTGTGCTAAGCCGAGGGCTTGAGGATCCGGTTCGGGCAACTAGGGCATTTCAACTTGCGAAAGTTGCTAAAGAAAAAGGTCATGAAGTTAATATTTTCTTAGTTGATGATGCTGTAGTCTATGGAGTTTTGGGATTAGCTGATAATGTTAAGGCACCTACCGGGGATGATGCTAAAACTTATCAGGATTACTTAATTGAGAAGGAAGTGCCATTTTACATTTGTACACCATGTGCTAGATATAGGCTCTTCGGCGAAGATGAATTTATTGCTGGGGCGAAATTGTCTACAGCAGCTCAGCTTATCGATCTGGCGGCTGAATCAAAAGTATTTACTTTTTAAGGATACTAAAATGGATATCTGTGAAGTAATATGCTGCTAGGAGAAGCAACGAGAGGAACTCGCCTTAACCTTTATAGGTTGACCCGGGTTTCTTTTATGTTCATTAAACAATTTTAATGATTGTTTTACTAAGATTTAACATAAATTTCACCAATTGTTCACCAAATAGGAAGGAATTAGTAGTATTCTTAAGTAAGACAAGTATAAAAAATTAATGTTGGTCTGAGGAAGGAGAGAAGTACAGCTTTGGGCTAGTACGATTGAGTGAGACATTTTAATTATTTGACGAAAGAGGGCCTAGAGGCCACTTTCTTTAAAGCTCCGGAGTTTTTCAACAAAGAAACTCCCCGAGCGATTCTTTCCCATGCCTTAGGTGCGTCCCTCTATATGCCAGGGACTAGAGAGACTATAGCCCCAGACATAATTTCTAATAAGTATCGAGGACTTGCCTCAACTGTCTTTTGCCTGGAAGATTCAATCGGTGATGCTGAAGTGCCATTTGCTGAGGAGAATCTTACAAAACAAGTCCAAGATATTTATAATTCGATAGAAAACCAGCAGTTAGAGTCTTTTGAACTGCCGCTAATCTTCATTCGAGTTAGGGATCCCGAACAGATTGTGCGCCTGATAGAGAGAATGGAAGACAGCAGCAAGATAGTCACGGGGTTTGTCTTTCCCAAATTTACATCCGAAAGTTATAGATACTTTGAAACTATCAAGAGTCTGAATCAAACGACAGGTTTTTTCTATGGTATGCCCATTATTGAAAGTACAGAGGTCATCTATAGAGAATCCCGCTTTCGGGAATTAATGGACATAAAGGGGCTTTTAGATACCTATCATGACTTAGTTTTAAATGTACGCATCGGGGCAACAGATTTTTCAGGCTATTATGGAATTCGTAGAGGTCCGGATGTAACAATTTATGATATAACGGTAATACGTGATTGTATTTCCGATATTATTAATATATTTAGCCGTTTTGAAAGTGATTACGTAGTCTCCGGTCCCGTCTGGGAGTACTTCTCTAATGGAGGGAGAGTTCTTAAACCGCAGCTGCGCAAGAGCCCTTTTGAACAGTTTCACGATAATCTCGGGAATAATCGAACGAAGATTAGAAGCCAGCTTCTGAATAAATATGTTGATGGGCTAATTCGGGAAGTTATTTTGGACAAAGAAAATGGAATTATTGGCAAGACCATTATTCATCCAAGTCATATCATTCCGGTACAATCCCTATATATTGTGGGATATGAAGAGTATTTAGATGCTTTGAGCATTATTGAGAATAGTAATGGCTTGCAAGGGGTTACGAAAAGCCATTATACTAATAAGATGAATGAAATGAAACCACATTATAATTGGGCACAAAAAATTTTATTAAGAGCAAAGAGTTATGGAGTATTTCATGAACAACACAATTTCATCAGCCTCTTTACCGAAGATGTATACTTATAATGTAGAAGGGCAAAGGGTATCCGTTACCCTAACCAAGAACCCTTTTGATATTGACCCTCAAATACTATATTCACTGGCGGCAAGACAGAACAAAAAACGAGGGTTTTTGTTTGTAAGTAAGGTTCTTGGCAAGCATGTACCGGTGGATCCCTTTATACCTTTGCTGGCAGGAAGCAGTTTAGCTATTCAATTTATGGCTAAGATTCATGGAGTAAATCATGCCGATACACCAGCTATTGTACAGGCCTTAAAAACGAATGAAGATACAAGAAAAGTTTATGAAGCCGTACTTTCCAAACCGCGCTTT comes from Desulfosporosinus meridiei DSM 13257 and encodes:
- a CDS encoding SGNH/GDSL hydrolase family protein; the protein is MKKIIVYLLIPLLVLTLAIITYIKVQPLTGISKIKNGTVKAVILGESIAVSQGASDPLTTGWNSNLEKSLLNKYSNKIEWDNKASAGELVDYCLKRATEIESTTDAVFICSGRIDRNFETPEQFSNKYTRLIYDIKSRAPGADIFCVVEPPMVSTDESLFLAIRAVIINVSAATESNVLDVWSAFPEDQVTLNKLLMDGLHPNDEGYKLMSDYIYNRLVLMVDALKWKFPL
- a CDS encoding DUF1836 domain-containing protein, with the protein product MMQFDEKALKQLVEELSLTQDIKITDIPDIDLYMEQLTSFMESGLSNQKRDDQDKILTKTMINNYTKAGLVMSPVKKKYNKRHIILLILVYYLKNILSINDIKSLFEPVLNNIETPEDDLISLEDIYSTFLEVKNIELASFDERLIDKATMIKEKTQTIDKDGKDTAELFLVVIMLIAQANAHKKLAEKIIDKYFAKT
- a CDS encoding PspA/IM30 family protein, producing MGLFKRVSDNIRANLNSLLDKAEEPEKMLDQYLRDMEEDIADAEAAVARQLAVAWKFKAQLDDALAMVEKRGNQAIEALNREREDLARKALEDKRLNKAKAEDYQVQYQSCNSTAEKLRAELQEMKNEYEKLRIKRDALVSRVEAAKAQKEIYGVMNGFGTKGSRRNFERMEEKVLRMEAEAYVAQDLSEKAKSLDLELEALGNDQIGIEKELSELKENLTKKKE
- a CDS encoding NfeD-like protein, which translates into the protein MLDIYWICLIGGVLFALVTIIFGDILGDIFGGFFDVLSMDHLDFLQPMVLVGGITVFGGSGIMLSRYTSLELIPVVIISVVISLAVSVLVYFSYVRPMKNCENSTGYSMKDLVGKIGEVSVPIPVKGYGEVVMKVGAGNTNQIAGNLEQEELPAGTRVVVGETKEGILFVFRYE
- a CDS encoding flotillin family protein, whose amino-acid sequence is MEILGLGVLAIPMAVLGVILVLGMAFWARYKTVGPDEAMIVTGSYLGSKNVHTDESSRKIKIIRGGGAFILPIFQQAQFISLLSHKLDVTTPEVYTEQGVPVMADGVAIIKIGGSVEDVATAAEQFMGKPTESIQQEAQEVLEGHLRAILGTMTVEEVYRNRDKFAQEVQGVAAKDLKKMGLQIVSFTIKDIRDKNGYLEALGKPRIAAVKRDAEVAEAQAVRDARIQKAKATEEGQRAELLRDTSIAEATKEKELKVASYKKDQDTAMAEADQAYHIQEARSQQQVIEEQMKVSLVRKEKEIEIEEKEILRREKQYDAEVKKKADADRYSVEQAAEADKAKRMREADALKYRIEAEAKANAEQKRLEGLAIAEAEKAKGTAEAEVVRLKGLAEAEAKEKLAEAFEKFGQAAVLDIIVKMLPELAGKVAEPLKSIDKLTVVDTGHGEGAARVSNYVTSLMATAPAMLKSVSGIDLESMVKRLTKEPDNYVEQKAEDKQQV
- a CDS encoding DUF6173 family protein; protein product: MDDFLPSLRKMNLDILKDLPMFTNPQLEWIEQNLASEFCKKIYDQIVEFDSKLDNDKQVAVRLVNFGQSVTFVVNGLGYSNPSLIRFSGTMPNGSPVELIQHVSQISFLLTSSLRDNPNEPKREIGFKTE
- a CDS encoding PAS domain-containing sensor histidine kinase, which produces MCNGGLSNEHYKKILSITPELLCISDMHGQFRYVNSAFEEVLGYTAEELRGSTLYSILHPDDKQAATNTIKCLLINKQERLSIERRYLCKEGAYKWIAWEITIDWTEELVYSSGRDITDKKKTEEAERKAKERLEEAQEFARLGYWEFDAITGENYWSDELLQLCGLTRDESASNLDAFMQMVHPDDKNLIINSMKMPPKDNEFELEIRLIRSNDEIVWIHEKVKYDQDSSGKVIRWYGVVRDISLRKLNEDKLMESEAKFKELVENLGEVIWIRQGGKLVYISPAYEQVWGRTCQSLYRNPQSFIDSIHPEDKERILQAFLNDNYNNTNQDLLEDQYRIIRPDGTERWIWLRKFPILDDAGKLIRHVGICYDVTKIKEYEEEVLKNKMEKEMARLDRLSLVGEMAAGIGHEVRNPMTTVRGFLQLLSRKEDCLKYNEFFTLMIDELDRANSIITEFLSLAKDRVVELEVQSLKEIVQDIFPLIQADGLVSEKNIVMELEEVAKIPLDKKEIRQLILNLVQNGSQAMLPGGTIKIRTFMEKEEVVLAVSDEGSGITPQVLEKIGTPFFTTKENGTGLGLAVCYSIVARHNAKIDIDTGSKGTTFFVRFKNLT
- a CDS encoding DsrE family protein; amino-acid sequence: MEKFLFVLSRGLEDPVRATRAFQLAKVAKEKGHEVNIFLVDDAVVYGVLGLADNVKAPTGDDAKTYQDYLIEKEVPFYICTPCARYRLFGEDEFIAGAKLSTAAQLIDLAAESKVFTF
- a CDS encoding HpcH/HpaI aldolase/citrate lyase family protein, with translation MTKEGLEATFFKAPEFFNKETPRAILSHALGASLYMPGTRETIAPDIISNKYRGLASTVFCLEDSIGDAEVPFAEENLTKQVQDIYNSIENQQLESFELPLIFIRVRDPEQIVRLIERMEDSSKIVTGFVFPKFTSESYRYFETIKSLNQTTGFFYGMPIIESTEVIYRESRFRELMDIKGLLDTYHDLVLNVRIGATDFSGYYGIRRGPDVTIYDITVIRDCISDIINIFSRFESDYVVSGPVWEYFSNGGRVLKPQLRKSPFEQFHDNLGNNRTKIRSQLLNKYVDGLIREVILDKENGIIGKTIIHPSHIIPVQSLYIVGYEEYLDALSIIENSNGLQGVTKSHYTNKMNEMKPHYNWAQKILLRAKSYGVFHEQHNFISLFTEDVYL